The DNA segment GAGCGGATCCGCGGTAATATCAAGAATGCCGTTATCCGCAAGGAGCCGACCGGCGCCTATTCCGCGACTATCCAAGTGGAACACGAACCTGTCCTGCTGCCGAAAACCAACAAACAAGTCGGCATCGACCTGGGCATCACCCATTTGACTATCCAGTCCGACGGGGACAAGTTGAAAAACAAGAATTTTGAACGTTCCCTAGCAAAAAAGCGCCGCATATGGGAACGCAAGTTGGCGCGCCGTCGCACGCAGGCTTTGGTCAAAATCAAGGAAGCCAAGGAGGCCGACGTCGAACTGGATCTTTCGGAATTCAAAAACGTCCAGAAAGCCAAACAGATGGTGGCCAAACTCAATCGTAAAATCGCCAATCAGCGCGAATACTACCTGCAGAAGTACACGACCGATTTGGTGCGGAATTTCGACCTGATCGTCCTGGAGGATCTAAAAACCAAAAACCTCCTGCAGAACCATCACCTTTCCCGTTCCATCGCGGACGCAGCCTGGGCGAAAATCAAGTCCATGCTGGCGTATAAATGCGACTGGTACGGTAAGGAATTAGTGCTGATCAACCCCGCTTACACGAGTCAAACTTGTTCGTTCTGCGGCGAGAACACCGGCAAAAAGCCGTTGCGTATCCGCACGTTCGATTGCCCGCATTGTCACACCAAAAACATCGATCGGGACGTGAATGCGGCCATTAACATCTTGAACAAAGCGTTGGCCGAACGTTAAACGGCATCAGTGTGGGACACGCTTTGGTCCATAGGAATAACCTCTGGCCGTTTGGCTTCCAATCGGTCAAGTCTGTTCCGTTCCCAGAAGCTCAGGCACTTTAGTGCCGAGCAGTCCCCGTTCCTAACATGATAACACATCACGGGATATAATTTTAAGGAAATTCTCATAAATGTCTAGTATAATGAATTGGTATGCATCATAAAACAAACAACAGCGTCTTAAGCTGAAGAATGGAGAAATATAGATGGCTAAAGTAGAAAGTTTTGAATTGGATCACGATTTGGTGAAGGCACCGTATGTCCGCCAAGCAGGCTATGAAGTGCACGAAACGGGGGCTGTCGTCACAAAATTCGATCTGCGTTTTGTGCAGCCCAACCAGGATGCATTGCCGACGGGGGCGATGCACACGTTGGAACACCTTTTGGCGATCAATATCCGCGATTATGTTGATGGCGTCATCGACTTGTCGCCGATGGGTTGCCGCACCGGATTTTACATGATCTGTTGGGGTGAACATACGCCGGAAGAAATCGCTGCTGCTTTGGAAAAAGTGCTGCAGATCGTGCTGGAAACGACAGTAGTTCCGGCGACGACCGCGAAGGAATGCGGAAATTACCGCGACCATTCCTTGTTCGGCGCAAAAGAATACGCGAAGCAAGTGTTGGCGGCCGGCATCAGCCGCGATCCCTTCACGCGCACAGTCTAGAAATTCAGGGAGGGTTGATGTTATGACGAAAGAATTGATCGTAAGGACAGGGCCGCAAGAATATGAATGCAGAGAAGGCGTCC comes from the uncultured Trichococcus sp. genome and includes:
- a CDS encoding transposase, with amino-acid sequence MKLKGIKVKLLPNQAQKDQIDINIQLRRFVKNKMLDMQQVRYKNGGQYVNKFGMNYLIKVLKLEFPFLKQAESTCLEYACADLDQAYQRFFAGQNKHPNFESRKRPHNSYKSKCINRNVQVMDNHYIRLPKLGPVRAYGLERIRGNIKNAVIRKEPTGAYSATIQVEHEPVLLPKTNKQVGIDLGITHLTIQSDGDKLKNKNFERSLAKKRRIWERKLARRRTQALVKIKEAKEADVELDLSEFKNVQKAKQMVAKLNRKIANQREYYLQKYTTDLVRNFDLIVLEDLKTKNLLQNHHLSRSIADAAWAKIKSMLAYKCDWYGKELVLINPAYTSQTCSFCGENTGKKPLRIRTFDCPHCHTKNIDRDVNAAINILNKALAER
- a CDS encoding S-ribosylhomocysteine lyase — its product is MAKVESFELDHDLVKAPYVRQAGYEVHETGAVVTKFDLRFVQPNQDALPTGAMHTLEHLLAINIRDYVDGVIDLSPMGCRTGFYMICWGEHTPEEIAAALEKVLQIVLETTVVPATTAKECGNYRDHSLFGAKEYAKQVLAAGISRDPFTRTV